AGCGTCTTGAACCATCGCTCTTGTTTACAAACCAGAAGCAAACCTGATCCGCAGCTTTGAAAGCGAAATAGGAAGTCGTTATGAAACCGCTTGCCGTAGCAATCACTGCACTGACGCTCTTTGTAGCTGCGCCAAAGGCCGAGGCTCAGACTTTCAGTGTTTGTCATGGCTATGAATGCTATTATCGAACCAAGGTGACTTTATCTGCCCAGGATCTGCGCCGAGTTCAAAGCCTCATGCGCCAGGGAGCGCAATCGCCCGCCGCCGAACGTAAAGCGTTGCGGTCAGCAATTGCCTTGTTTGAGCAACGCAGCACGGCTTTCATCGGCGTGCGCGACAAACCGCGAATGCAATTTGGCAAAGCGCGCATCAAAGGCCAGATGGATTGTATCGATGAATCGACCAACACTGATAATTTTATCCGATATCTGGATGCGCGAGGCTGGCTAAAACATCATTCGCCAGCACGCAAAACAACACGCGGCAGCTTTATTGACGGCCGCTATCCACACTGGACCGCCGTAATCCAAGCGAAGGATGGCGAGCGCTGGGCCGTTGATTCCTGGTATGAAGCAGGCGGCGGTCCGCCCGACATCATGCTGCTTGCCGAATGGAAACGCCGTGGTTATGGCGGTGAGAGATAAATACCGATCAAGTGCTGCAAGAGACTGCCGTCATAGGCGTCACGAATGCAGCGCATAAAGTTGAGAAATGCGTCGACCGTTTCAACAAGGGGGTTACCAATGGCTATTCTGAGAAAGTCCTTTGCCGCTGCATGCACCAGCGCTCTCGTCGCCGTCAGTATGTTTGTCGCACCTGTCGTCGAAGCCTGCACACGCGTAGTCTATCTCGGGGCGAATGATCAGGTAATCACTGCCCGCTCCATGGACTGGAAAGTTGATGTCGGCACCAATCTCTGGATTTTCCCCCGCGGAATGGATCGTTCAGGTGAAGCCGGACCAAACTCCGTCAAGTGGAAGTCTAAATACGGAAGCGTCATTTCCTCCGGCTACGACATTTCCACAACCGACGGCATGAACGAAGCCGGTCTTGTGGCCAATGTGTTATGGCTGGTTGAATCTGAGTATCCGAAATATGACGGAACGGGTCCCGGCCTGTCCATCGCGGCCTGGGCGCAATATGTGCTCGACAATTTCGCGACCGTCGATGAAGCCGTTAAAGCGCTCAGTGCCAACCCATTCACAATCGTCACTGACAAGGTTCCCGGTGAAAGCAGGCTAGCAACGCTGCATCTCTCCATGTCAGACGCATCAGGTGACAGCGCCATCATCGAATATATCGACGGCAAACAGGTCATTCATCACAGCCGTGAATATCAGGTAATGACCAATTCGCCGACCTTTGATGAACAGCTGGCACTTCACTCCTATTGGACACAGATCGGCGGAACGGTGATGCTGCCGGGCACCAATCGGGCTTCGGATCGCTTCACACGCGCGGCCTTCTACATCAATGCTATTCCGAAGTCAGAAGAACCGGTCGAAGCACTGGCGAGCGTTTTCAGCGTCATTCGCAACACGTCAGTACCTTTCGGCATCACCACACCTGATCAGCCGAACATTTCATCGACACGCTGGCGCACGGTCGCTGATCACAAACGTAAGCTCTATTTCTTTGAATCTGCGCTTACGCCCAACATCTTCTGGGTCGATCTGAACACAATCGATTTTTCAGCCGATAAAGGGAAGGTTCAGAAACTCGATCTGGGACCAGATCAGCGCAACATCTTTTCCGGCGTCGTAAACAAAGATTTCAAGGATTCCGAACCGTTCAAGTTCCTCGGTCTTTGAGTTCAACGAAACTGCAATCCGGCCAGGAGAGTTTGAAAAACGGCCCAATAATCTGAACCAAACAGCCTTTGACGCGTTGTTTAATCACAACTAACCAGAACGGAGGAAATCCAATGGACTGGAATCGCGTAGAAGGTAATTGGAAACAGGCTAAGGGTAAGGTCAAGGAACAGTGGGGTAAGCTTACTGACGATGATCTTGACCAGATCAATGGTCGCCGCGAACAGTTGGAAGGCAAGATTCAGGAGCGCTACGGTATCGCTAAGGACCGGGTGAAGTCCGACATCGATGACTGGTACAAGCACCAGCAGTGGCTGTCATAGCCCGCCCAAGCTCTAACGAAATGAAGCCCTGCCCTCTGGCGGGGCTTCATTTTTTCTTGCTTAGCAGCGATCAACGCGCTGAAGCGATGCCGACAGTCCCATAAGCGAGAATGTGTAGCGTGTCTGCGTGCCACGAACCGAAGTGGCCTGCACGTTAACCGAGCGGCCAGACCGCATTGCGTTGATAATGCGCGCCTCATCGCCTTCGTTCTGTGCCCAAGCCCGATTCCCTTCAGTGAAAAATGGGAACTGCGCACCGTCCACCATCACCCTCACCGTGCTATCGGCTTTAAGCTGATAACCCATAACGAGCTGGGGGCTGTAACCGCCTCCAGACTTGGAAATAATGATAAAATTATCGCCATGCCTGACGCCTGCCGGAAGGAAACTCGACGGCACAGTCAAAGCATAGCATTTGTTTCCGGGCAGCTGCGTGTTCTGATAAACGCCCCAATCCCGAAACTCACCAACATGACTTGTTTTAGCCGAAGCCGCGAAAGAACTCGCCACCAACCCTGCAAGCGCCAACGCAACAGTGGTTGTTTTTTTAGTCATTGCCTGAAACCTCCATAATATCGCCAATCACGCAGCATAAAAAATTGTTTCATTGCGTTACTATTTCCTTAACAGACCCCTAAAAAATTGTTGAACAGGTAAAATCGTCGCGGCCACGCGTAATTCGCGCATGAGAAAGCCCGCCTGGCGATTAAACCGGGCGGGCTACAACCGTATGAGCTTATGAAATCAACCAGATTAAATTCGGATTGAAATTCAATTCACTGCTTAGAACACGTTTCGCTCTGACTAAAGCGCACCAGCGCTCTAAAAGCGGAACTGAAGACCGAGAGAGTAGCCAACCTGATTTCCGTCGTCATGGCCAAAGCGCGCATTGATTTCGCTAAAGACGCCGACCTGTTCAGTTACAGCGAGCTGAGCACCAAGCTGCGCACGTCCAAAGTCTTTATCAACATTGCCCAAATCGGCGATACGCACACCGCCATCCGAGAGGCTTGTCAGCTGGATGCTGTCAGGACGACCATCTGCAAACTCATGCACCCACTTCACGCTGGAATATGGACGGAGAACCATTCCATTGCCGAGCGCAATTGTGCCATGCAAACGCCAGCCGATACTGGCCTCGAATGAATCAAACGTTTGTTTGTCATAGCTCATGCCGGTGCGGAAATCGCTGTCTTCGTCAAAGCCGTTGATGCGATACCGCATATAATCAAGACCAGCGACCGGGCCGCTTTTTACGCCGCCCAATGTGAAGTCATGGCCACCCTCAACCCGAGCGCCCCAAGACAAGGCTGACGTATCTGACGAAAGTCGTTGATCGAGTAGCACTGGGCCGTCAATCGCCTGTAGGAATATCGAGCGTTTATTATCGAAGCTGCTACGCCCGATATTCAAATCACCCGCAAGCCAATTTGAGGCGCTGTCTTGAAACAACGCATAAATGCCAGCCTGCCAGTTGTCGCTCTCGATGGAACCCTCGTGGTTGAGCTTATCGTGACTGCGTTGAAATCCGATACTGCCGCCGAAGGTCCAGGAATCGTTGTAACGATAATCACCGAGAAGATTGATGCCCAAACGCGTTGCATCGGATACGCCAGGTAGATCGAAGCCGCTACCGGGATAGATATCGCCTTCGATACTCGCTTCGCCCTTAAACGTCCCGACAGCGCGGTCGCTTTCAAGCAAACTAAGCCAGCGGCGGTTATGGAGGTTAACCAGAGCATCATGCTGACGGCCAAGCTGATCCGACATCTGCCTGATCATCGCGCCGCCTGAAGCTGTCGAAGCAAGAAGGTCGGCGTTGGTCAGCTCCAGCACAAGGCGGGTCAACAGCCGTGAATAATCGCGTAGGCGCTGTTCGACACGTTCTTCGCCAAAGGCGTCCGTTAAGACCTGTTCATTATCGCGCGCCGGATTATGCCAGGTGCTGCCTCCCGGGATCGCTGGATTATCGGTCTGTGTATAGCCATCAAGATCGCCAAGTTCCCAATTGGTTGATTCCATGTAGAGGACCGGAATGCCAAGACCAAGAAAACTATCACCGTCACTACAGCAGCCTGTACCGGCCGGATATGCCGGGTCCAATCCAGGATTGGTGAAGAGCGAGATATTCAGCTCATCCGCAATTCTGAAAATCTGCTCGCGATAAGACGCCAGAGCTGGATTAGCGACGCTGTTGCGGCCTGCATGCGCATACATTTTATCGCCGGTCATCAGACTGTCGATATTGATCATGCCGAGCATGTTGGCGCGCGCTTCAGCGCTTAACGAAGCGACGTAGGCACGCGATCCGCGCAAACCTTCTTCTTCCGCACCAAAGCCAACCACTTCCAACCCGTTTTCAAGCTGGATACCGGCCATGTTGCGCGCAATTTCGGTCAGAACGCCAGCGCCCGACGCATTGTCATCCAGACCCTGCAAGGTAGGCCGACCGAAGAACGTGTCGTAATGCGCGCCCACCACGAGATATTTTCCGGTCGTACCAGCTGCCGAAGCGATTACGTTCTTCGACGCACGGCTGGTGCCGCTAGCTGTCCAATTAAAGTTCTGGATTGATGTTTCATATCCCACACCAAGCCGCGACTGCATCCAGCTGGTTGCAGCTTCAAAATTAGCAGTTCCGCGATATCGGCCCGGATAATCATTTATCAGTTTATCGACTGTTTGATTGGCATATTGACCGTAATCATACGCAGCAGCATCGCTGCTCATTGATACGCCAGCGATCCCAACGGCTACAGCAAGAGCACCAGCAGCGCTGGTAAATGCCGAAGCACGCTTCAGTTTCTTACAATCAGACGCAATAATTCCCGCGGCCTGACCCTCGCCAGACCACCGTCCCATTTTATAACTCACTGTGATTCCCACCTGTTTTTATAGTTCACACAGGAATTTCTAATTAATGAAATACAATGCGTCACGCCGTTATTGCATCTAATCAACACTTAAACTGCGACGTTGTTGATTATGACTACCGTGGTCGAAAACTATTTCAAAACAGCTCACAAGGTTCCTTCGCTTGAGTAAGCGAAACCCATTGAAAATCGAGAATAAGTTTTGTGGAGAAAATGGTGGGCCCGGAGGGACTCGAACCCCCAACCAAGCGGTTATGAGCCGCCGGCTCTGACCAATTGAGCTACAGGCCCACGCAACACTGCACCTACCCTAAAGAAAGATACGACACAAGCTGTCAATTACACGAGTTGCCCTAATGCGCACATATTCGATTGTCATTCATGCAACTCAAGACACGATTCATCTGAATTGAACCGCCAGGTTGCAAATCAACTGCGTTTCAGGCCAGATATTGTGGCGTTTTGCTTTAGAGGGAACTTAAATACACTCAATGACAAAGCAGAAATGGCTTCTCAAGGAGTCTGCTTTGCACAAGCTGCCTCAACTTTCTCTACAGGAGATTTTATGAACAACCGCGCTACTACCCTTCTTGCCACTTCATTTTCGGCAATCATGCTTGCAGGTGCATTTTCACTGCCAGCTGCAGCGCAGGAGAATCACATGACGAAGCAGCCAGCACGCATTGCAGTGACCGGCGAAGGCAAGATGAACTCTGCCCCGGACATGGCAATTCTGAACCTCACTGTATTGCGCGATGCTGAAACGGCGCGCGAAGCAATGACGGCCAATAATGAAGCAATGGCCAAGGTGCTGGAAGCAATGAAAAAGGCCGGCGTCGAGGAGCGTGATCTCCAGACCAGCGGTATCAATATTCAGCCGCGTTATGTCTACCCAGACGACAAGAATGGCCTGAAAGAACCAAAAATAAGCGGTTATAGCGTATCCAACAGCCTGAGCGTGCGTGTGCGTGATCTGGCCAAGGTTGGCAATGTTCTCGATGAATCAGTAACGCTTGGCGTCAATCAGGGCGGCGACCTTACCTTCGTGAACGATAATCCAGCTTCCACGATCAACGAAGCCCGTAAGCGTGCCGTTGCTGATGCGATTGCCAAGGCAAAGACCCTTGCTGATGCAGCAGGCGTTGGCCTCGGTCGCGTCGTTGAAATCAACGAACAGAGCCGACCGCCTATGCCGATGCCGATCGCGCGTCAGGCCAAGATGATGGCAGCCGCTGCCCCTGAGGATTCAGTTCCAGTCGCAGCTGGTGAAAACAGCTATAATGTTTCGGTAAACGTCGTTTTCGAGATCAAGGAATAACGACAAAGAAGGGGCGCTCACGCGCCCCTTTACTCTACCAGTCTAAGACAACAGAAAAAGCCAGCCTGAGTTTCAGGCTGGCTTTTTGTTTAGTCACGAGGTCCGACTAACGGATGATTGGGCAACCGCGTACATTGGCGAATACAACGCCGGTCGGGCGACCATGGCGGAAGCCGCGCACCTGCACTGATTTTCCGCGATAAGCAACGCGTGCGTTACGAATACCCATGCGGTGTGCCTTCATCTTGGCGCCTTCAACCGAGCAGGCCGGACCGCGATAGGCAGGACGTCCATGATGACGATTACCACGATAATCGATGTTGATCACAGGCGAATGCGCTGCGGTGCTGACCGCAGGCACTGATGCAGGCGATGCAGCATTTGCCGAAGCACCAGCGGTGAAGACGGCAGCGAAACCGATTGCAGCAGTGACAACGAATGACTTGAGCGACATTGCGGACATCTTAAAACCCTTTCGAACTTTTATCAGGTGATCTTCACCTGAGACATCCGATAAGTAGGCCATCGAACATGAACGGAAAGCCAAGTTCACGTTCATATAGCGTTCAGTTTGGTAAACACCGCCAAGGACCGATACAACGCATCCTCATAAAAATAATATAAAACACTCACTTAAGTTGAAAGTAGCGCCAAACCAAAATCGCCAAAGACCGAACATTAAACTTACTTAATGCACCCTAATAAGACGATTAATCCAATGGCACCATGTGCTGGATGTATTCTTCTTCATCCTTGAGTTCATGATCAAAAGCCGTCACCTTGCCGCGAACGGAGACGCCGGCTTCGTAGATCGTATCTGGCGAACCTGATACCAGTGGGTGCCACCAATAGAGATCAGCACCTTCTGCAACCAAGCGATAAGCACAGGTAGCCGGAAGCCAATTGACTTCATGAACGATCTCAGGCGTCAGGAACACACAATCCGGCACCGTTTTGCGACGGTTCGGATAGTCGCTGCACTTGCAGCTCTCCGCGTCCAGAAGTGTACAGGCAACAGTCGTCCAGTAGACTTCCTCAGTGTCGTCATCCAGCAATTTATGCAGGCAGCACTGACCACATCCATCGCACAGGCTTTCCCATTCCTGTCGGTTGAGCTGCTCTAGAGATTTGGTTTGCCAGAAGGGTTTCTTATCCATGACGCTGCATATAGTGCAATTAGATACTTTTGGGCATGGGCAAATCGCCGCCCTTCCCTATTGAATGCTGAGCATTCTTGCGTTAGACAACCTTCGTCATCCTTATGACCGTAAGCGTCTTA
The Ochrobactrum sp. BTU1 DNA segment above includes these coding regions:
- a CDS encoding linear amide C-N hydrolase; its protein translation is MAILRKSFAAACTSALVAVSMFVAPVVEACTRVVYLGANDQVITARSMDWKVDVGTNLWIFPRGMDRSGEAGPNSVKWKSKYGSVISSGYDISTTDGMNEAGLVANVLWLVESEYPKYDGTGPGLSIAAWAQYVLDNFATVDEAVKALSANPFTIVTDKVPGESRLATLHLSMSDASGDSAIIEYIDGKQVIHHSREYQVMTNSPTFDEQLALHSYWTQIGGTVMLPGTNRASDRFTRAAFYINAIPKSEEPVEALASVFSVIRNTSVPFGITTPDQPNISSTRWRTVADHKRKLYFFESALTPNIFWVDLNTIDFSADKGKVQKLDLGPDQRNIFSGVVNKDFKDSEPFKFLGL
- a CDS encoding CsbD family protein, with translation MDWNRVEGNWKQAKGKVKEQWGKLTDDDLDQINGRREQLEGKIQERYGIAKDRVKSDIDDWYKHQQWLS
- a CDS encoding nitroreductase family deazaflavin-dependent oxidoreductase produces the protein MTKKTTTVALALAGLVASSFAASAKTSHVGEFRDWGVYQNTQLPGNKCYALTVPSSFLPAGVRHGDNFIIISKSGGGYSPQLVMGYQLKADSTVRVMVDGAQFPFFTEGNRAWAQNEGDEARIINAMRSGRSVNVQATSVRGTQTRYTFSLMGLSASLQRVDRC
- a CDS encoding autotransporter domain-containing protein, whose protein sequence is MGRWSGEGQAAGIIASDCKKLKRASAFTSAAGALAVAVGIAGVSMSSDAAAYDYGQYANQTVDKLINDYPGRYRGTANFEAATSWMQSRLGVGYETSIQNFNWTASGTSRASKNVIASAAGTTGKYLVVGAHYDTFFGRPTLQGLDDNASGAGVLTEIARNMAGIQLENGLEVVGFGAEEEGLRGSRAYVASLSAEARANMLGMINIDSLMTGDKMYAHAGRNSVANPALASYREQIFRIADELNISLFTNPGLDPAYPAGTGCCSDGDSFLGLGIPVLYMESTNWELGDLDGYTQTDNPAIPGGSTWHNPARDNEQVLTDAFGEERVEQRLRDYSRLLTRLVLELTNADLLASTASGGAMIRQMSDQLGRQHDALVNLHNRRWLSLLESDRAVGTFKGEASIEGDIYPGSGFDLPGVSDATRLGINLLGDYRYNDSWTFGGSIGFQRSHDKLNHEGSIESDNWQAGIYALFQDSASNWLAGDLNIGRSSFDNKRSIFLQAIDGPVLLDQRLSSDTSALSWGARVEGGHDFTLGGVKSGPVAGLDYMRYRINGFDEDSDFRTGMSYDKQTFDSFEASIGWRLHGTIALGNGMVLRPYSSVKWVHEFADGRPDSIQLTSLSDGGVRIADLGNVDKDFGRAQLGAQLAVTEQVGVFSEINARFGHDDGNQVGYSLGLQFRF
- a CDS encoding SIMPL domain-containing protein produces the protein MNNRATTLLATSFSAIMLAGAFSLPAAAQENHMTKQPARIAVTGEGKMNSAPDMAILNLTVLRDAETAREAMTANNEAMAKVLEAMKKAGVEERDLQTSGINIQPRYVYPDDKNGLKEPKISGYSVSNSLSVRVRDLAKVGNVLDESVTLGVNQGGDLTFVNDNPASTINEARKRAVADAIAKAKTLADAAGVGLGRVVEINEQSRPPMPMPIARQAKMMAAAAPEDSVPVAAGENSYNVSVNVVFEIKE
- a CDS encoding antifreeze protein → MSAMSLKSFVVTAAIGFAAVFTAGASANAASPASVPAVSTAAHSPVINIDYRGNRHHGRPAYRGPACSVEGAKMKAHRMGIRNARVAYRGKSVQVRGFRHGRPTGVVFANVRGCPIIR
- a CDS encoding YcgN family cysteine cluster protein; protein product: MDKKPFWQTKSLEQLNRQEWESLCDGCGQCCLHKLLDDDTEEVYWTTVACTLLDAESCKCSDYPNRRKTVPDCVFLTPEIVHEVNWLPATCAYRLVAEGADLYWWHPLVSGSPDTIYEAGVSVRGKVTAFDHELKDEEEYIQHMVPLD